ATAgggaataataaataatttgggTTTGTAATATGTAGTTGTCATCCGATTAGAAACCCTCTTCTTGGTTGTATTGGCGTGTGTAATGCTTATTTTCATTAACGGTATATACAAGAGCCTTATAATATTGGATACAACTCTATCTAGTTAGTTAGTTCTGAGCGAAGTTCGTGAGTTTGATGGTCAAATTATCTTACTCGAACATAACTAACGATGATGGCAATAgatcataataaatttatcttcatCCATGCAGCCCTTCTAGCTAGCAGCAAATAAGATTATAATAAGTTCCATCTAATGTCAGAACCCATCTCTAATGAAACATTGACTATTGAATATGctaaatatataaacaataataCGTAAgtgtttgaataattttatttatactattaattatgAAGAATATAAGTAAGAGCAGTTTAGCTAGGAAATTTAAAAAGTCACGTTAATTGTTGGATAGTGAGATGAAGGTGCCAAGTGCAATCCAGTCCAACACCAATATTGGTCAAATTTGTCAGCCGTAACCAACcaacaaaagataaaatttgtcaaaattatcGCCATTAGAGATGGTGAAAAGGTGTTGATATATAAGGTGACAATAATTTGCGTATGCATGTTGACGAGAAACAGTGAAACACACACATTAAAGAGACGCGTAAACtataccaaattaaaaaaagagacaCGTAAACtataccaaattaaaaaaagagacaCATACAACAACAAATGTATTAGAGATATAGAAGAAACAAATTAAAGGAATTGAAATTAACTTTTGAAAGAAGATGGGAAGCGAAGAAGTGAAGCTGTTGAGCTTTTGGGTGAGTCCATTTGGTAAAAGGATTGAGTGGGCTTTGAAACTGAAGGGTGTAGAGTATGAGTATATAGAAGAAGATATCTTCAACAAGAGTAGTCTCCTTCTGGAGTTGAACCCGGTTCACAAGAAGGTTCCGGTTCTTGTTCATGCAGAAAAATCCATCATCGCTGAATCATTCATCATCCTTGAATACATAGATGAAAAATGGAAGCAATATTCATTGTTACCTCATCATCCTTATCAAAGAGCACTTGCTCGCTTTTGGGCTGCTACTGCTGAAGAAATGGTAACTTATCAAATCACGCCCCATCTCTAAATGTCTTATTactattctttattttgtttttgtttctaaaaTGAACTTGAAGGTTCCATTTCCAAtggatgaaataattttattttataatttgcagAGGTTACCATTTTTCCGTTTTTAATTTGCTTGAAAAAAcattgggaatttttttttagcttctgatttcatagaaattaaaatgaacaatttactgttgttttatgttattttttgtctaAATATTAATCGGTAAATTTTATGTACacttttctgtatttttttgttgtcacTTATTCCTTGAGCACGTACTGTTTTTGTCActgaactcatttttttttattccgtatagtttttattttattttattcggaTTGTACTCCTTATATGCTATAGCAGTAGCAGTGATAGCAGTGGTTTTAAACTTATtagcaacaatttttttactgtAGTTATAGCCTTTAAGAAAGTTTTAGTGgtgcaaaaaagtaaaaatataaaaaggtcaATAATTAAGCCATAGCTTTATGATGTATGGGTATATATAGTTCCTATTTCATGCACATTCCAAAGTGCGATATGATGTATGCATGAttgaaaaatagatatattttatacaaaaaaagatTTGTCTtctaaaaattttgattttgggaTACAGAAAGCCATATGAATAACTAATTTTCAAATGCCTGttttgtgtgtatatatatatagttcagGAAGGTAGTATGGATTGCTTTGCGCAGCCCTACCAGCGGGGATGAACGCGAGAAGGCTCTTAAGGAATCGAGAGAAGTAATGGAGAGAATAGAAGAAGAGATTAGGGGGAAGAAATATTTCGGAGGGGACAATATTGGGTACCTTGACATTGCACTTGGATGGATCTCTTACTGGCTTCCTGTTTTGGAGGAAGTTGGATCAATGCAGATAATAGATCCATTGAAATTTCCAGCCACCACTGCATGGATGACTAATTTTCTCAGCAATCCAGTGATCAAGGACAACTTGCCCCCAAGAGATAAGATGCTTGTTTACCTCAAAGATCTAAGAAGCAAATATATAGTCTTATAATTAAGATGCATGAATTGGTGAAGGACTAGATTTGTTCCTCCAAATTTATGTATGTGATACTTTCAAGATATTTGGATTGGTGTAAAGCATCGGGTCAAATCTCTGGCTAAGTTAGCATTTTCTAGATTTACTCTTTTGAAGTGGCTTTGATCTTTGATGTCAATTATCCTACTCTTATGTAGcttaactaataaatatatttatattgatggcaataaatcataattcaatGTCTTTAGAAAATTGTCATATTAATCGAGAATTAACTCAAGGTTTGTTTCACGAGTCTAAAAGTTTGAGTATCTTGTTGTGGGCAAGAGGATCGGCACaacaaaataatgagaaattatgaaaatataaaaggtaagttgtaaaatatgtaatttatttttttactttaataataatttgagaaaaaaagttgTTGGAAAGTTAGcatccaaattataaaaaaaaaccatcctAATGCCATTTCTGGTCAGAGAATGATAAAAGAGAACCAGCCGACACATTAATCATTTGCATAAATTACGAAAATAACCAAACAAACTAACAcataataaatagagaaaaagaaaagaaggaattgaACCTCTGAAACAAGAAGATGATGGGAAGTGGAGATGTGAAGCTGTTGAGCTTTTGGGTGAGTCCATTTGGTAAAAGGGTTGAGTGGGCTTTGAAACTGAAGGGAATAGAGTATGAGTATATTGAAGAAGATATCTTCAACAAGAGCAATCTCCTTCTCCAGTTGAACCCGGTTCACAAGAAGGTTCCGGTTCTTGTTCATGCCCACAAACCGATTGCAGAGTCATTCATCATCCTTGAATACATTGATGAAACATGGAAGCAGTATCCATTGTTACCTTGCCATCCTCATCAAAGAGCTCTTGCTCGCTTTTGGGCTACTTCTGTTGaacaaaaggtattttttttttcaaattcccttaatttttcttattgagGTTGAACCAACTTGGAGATTCCATTTGACGAGATAATTCTTGTAAAAGCATATTGCATCCGTTTTTCGTAATAATTTGTATTTGCTTAGAGAACGAggatgttttttttcctttctgaaCTTTTAAAACCATAAGACCATGTGCCTGTCTGTCATTaacgaataaaaaattatgacaccAAAGAAATTCGACTGAAGTTCAGATTTCATGCATATGCAATCACAATGTGCAACTGCAATGTgatgtttgattaaaaaatagcattattctgtaccatttttttttatacaaaaccaCACTTTCAACAACTTATTATTTTCCAATTAATGCTTGCtctgtatatatttatatataatacaatagCTTGGGAAGGCTGGATGGGTAGCAATGTCTACCAGCGGGGAAGAACAGGAAAAGGCTGTGAAGGAAGCCATAGAAATGAtggagaaaatagaagaagagaTTAAGGGAAAGAAATTTTTTGGAGGAGACAATATTGGGTACCTTGACATTGCTCTTGGATGGATTGCTTACTTGGTTCCTGTTTGGGAGGAAGTTGGATCAATGCAGATAATTGACCCATTGAAATTTCCAGCCACTACTGAATGGATAACCAATTTTCTCAGCCACCCTTTGATCAAGGACAGTTTGCCCCCAAGAGATAAGATGCTTGTTTACTACCACAATCGCAAGAACAACTTGCCTTCCGTCTTTCGTAACTTGGTCAAGGATTAGATTTGTTCCTCCATGTGTGTGTGGAATCAAATTCAGTGAAGCTATCCTTTTCTCACAGATGATGTCTTAAACAAATTatgaattgattaaatttaCTCTAGTAACATGTACGTCTTTAACTGATTGTAAAGGTTTTATATACTTTGGGAGTAAGTATATAACGATACAACGCCTTTTTGGTTGTATCATTATATACTTGTTTATTTCCGTAAATCGCTTATCAAGCGTTACACTTACATTTTATACAACTTTATCTAGCGAATTTTTGGTGAAGCTCGTGAGTTTGATGTAACTAACGTCCGGGAAGTGCGTGAGGGCTCCTCAAAGCACAGTAATGTTTAAATTAGAGTTTGCAAATTGCACTAGGAACAATAGCACAATCAACTAGGAAGACGACTGAGTGAAAATGTGCATATTCGTAGGTAAGCAAACTGGATTGAGATCTGATATTCCAATCCAAACCCATGTTCAGTAATCTGTGTACATTATGGATCGGGAAAACTATTTTGTGTGGTCAaagtttttatacttttatatccATGAATTTTGTCcttaaactattaaaaaataatacgtAGATTTAGTCTATTCTCTCTAACAATTTATCAtgctttttaacatattttcttttaagtttaagAATCAAATTCATCTTGTGTTGATTTAATATGTTCTTTACCTTGTCATAGGTGATTTACAGAGCACGGTTCTTTCTACGAGGGATTGTGCATGTGAGGTTAGTGTAGTGTAGCACTGTGCTTTTGTTCGGGTTTTAAGAATTCATATTGCTCCAATTAAGAATCAACATAACTCACTGAGTTGGCTTGGCTCCACACCCTCCATTTGCACCCTTCAAAATATTTCCAGTACTTCACAAGGGTTTGAGCTCTGAGATAAGCCTGAAATCATTGCATTCC
This genomic interval from Glycine max cultivar Williams 82 chromosome 5, Glycine_max_v4.0, whole genome shotgun sequence contains the following:
- the LOC548031 gene encoding glutathione S-transferase GST 20, with translation MGSEEVKLLSFWVSPFGKRIEWALKLKGVEYEYIEEDIFNKSSLLLELNPVHKKVPVLVHAEKSIIAESFIILEYIDEKWKQYSLLPHHPYQRALARFWAATAEEMFRKVVWIALRSPTSGDEREKALKESREVMERIEEEIRGKKYFGGDNIGYLDIALGWISYWLPVLEEVGSMQIIDPLKFPATTAWMTNFLSNPVIKDNLPPRDKMLVYLKDLRSKYIVL
- the GSTU17 gene encoding glutathione S-transferase GST 17, whose product is MMGSGDVKLLSFWVSPFGKRVEWALKLKGIEYEYIEEDIFNKSNLLLQLNPVHKKVPVLVHAHKPIAESFIILEYIDETWKQYPLLPCHPHQRALARFWATSVEQKLGKAGWVAMSTSGEEQEKAVKEAIEMMEKIEEEIKGKKFFGGDNIGYLDIALGWIAYLVPVWEEVGSMQIIDPLKFPATTEWITNFLSHPLIKDSLPPRDKMLVYYHNRKNNLPSVFRNLVKD